A genome region from Micromonospora inyonensis includes the following:
- a CDS encoding aldo/keto reductase, translating into MATNTIPDITLNDGNTIPQLGFGVFQIEPRDTVAAVREALGVGYRHIDTAQMYGNESEVGQAIRTSGLEREEVFVTSKLSNAFHRPGDVRKAFQSTLDELRFNYVDLFLIHWPLPTLYDGDFVSTWKAIEEFKADGRARSIGVSNFQVPHLERLAAETGTVPAVNQVEVHPYLGNEQVRAYGREHGIVTEAWSPIAQGKVLDDPVVTEIAGRLRRTPAQVVLRWHVQRGDVVFPKSVTPERIAENFRVFDFALDDDDMARIGALDRGEAGRQGAHPDTFDWVPA; encoded by the coding sequence ATGGCCACCAACACGATTCCGGACATCACGCTCAACGACGGCAACACCATCCCGCAGCTGGGGTTCGGGGTGTTCCAGATCGAGCCACGGGACACCGTCGCCGCCGTACGCGAGGCGTTGGGCGTCGGCTACCGGCACATCGACACCGCCCAGATGTACGGCAACGAGTCCGAGGTCGGGCAGGCGATCCGGACCTCCGGGCTGGAACGGGAGGAGGTCTTCGTCACCAGCAAGCTCAGCAACGCCTTCCACCGCCCCGGCGACGTCCGCAAGGCGTTCCAGTCGACGCTCGACGAACTGCGGTTCAACTACGTCGACCTGTTCCTGATCCACTGGCCGCTGCCGACGCTCTACGACGGCGACTTCGTCTCCACCTGGAAGGCGATCGAGGAGTTCAAGGCCGACGGGCGGGCCCGTTCGATCGGCGTGTCGAACTTCCAGGTGCCGCACCTGGAGCGTCTCGCCGCCGAGACGGGGACGGTACCGGCGGTGAACCAGGTCGAGGTGCACCCGTACCTCGGCAACGAGCAGGTCCGCGCGTACGGGCGGGAGCACGGCATCGTCACCGAGGCGTGGTCGCCGATCGCCCAGGGGAAGGTGCTGGACGACCCGGTGGTGACCGAGATCGCCGGGAGACTGCGCCGCACCCCGGCCCAGGTGGTGCTCCGCTGGCACGTCCAGCGCGGCGACGTCGTCTTTCCCAAGTCGGTCACGCCGGAGCGGATCGCGGAGAACTTCCGCGTCTTCGACTTCGCCCTGGACGACGACGACATGGCCCGGATCGGTGCCCTCGACCGGGGCGAGGCCGGACGCCAGGGCGCCCACCCCGACACCTTCGACTGGGTGCCCGCCTGA
- a CDS encoding VOC family protein, translated as MEQRISLITLGVADLACARAFYERLGWRGQEVEQTVFLQAGGLALVLWSRQKLAEDAGLTDPGGDGFGGMSLAHNVRTRDEVDEVLAEAAAAGAAITKPARETFYGGYAGCFTDPDGHVWEIAHNPGFTLGVDGAITVPDFGQM; from the coding sequence GTGGAGCAGCGGATCAGCCTGATCACCCTCGGTGTCGCCGACCTGGCCTGCGCCCGCGCCTTTTACGAACGGCTCGGGTGGCGCGGCCAGGAGGTCGAGCAAACCGTCTTCCTCCAGGCGGGCGGCCTCGCCCTCGTGCTCTGGAGCCGGCAGAAGCTCGCCGAGGACGCTGGCCTCACCGACCCCGGCGGCGACGGTTTCGGCGGGATGAGCCTGGCGCACAACGTCCGCACCCGGGACGAGGTCGACGAGGTGCTGGCCGAGGCCGCAGCGGCCGGAGCAGCCATCACCAAGCCGGCCCGGGAGACGTTCTACGGCGGGTACGCCGGCTGCTTCACCGACCCGGACGGGCACGTGTGGGAGATCGCCCACAACCCCGGCTTCACGCTCGGCGTCGACGGGGCGATCACCGTTCCCGACTTCGGTCAGATGTGA
- the tnpA gene encoding IS200/IS605 family transposase — translation MDEVRSNNNVVYRCHYHVVWCPKYRRKVIDGTVDERLKEIIREVCAERNAPIEAIETMPDHVQLLVVVDPQYGIHRLVKQIKGRSSRLLRQEFPHLKSRMPTLWTNSYFVATTGGATSEVVKRYVENQRNV, via the coding sequence GTGGACGAGGTCAGGTCGAACAACAACGTCGTGTACCGCTGCCACTACCACGTCGTCTGGTGCCCGAAGTACCGGCGCAAGGTCATCGACGGCACGGTGGACGAGCGGCTCAAAGAGATCATCCGTGAGGTTTGCGCCGAGCGGAACGCACCGATCGAGGCGATCGAGACGATGCCCGACCACGTGCAGCTGCTCGTGGTCGTGGACCCGCAGTACGGCATCCACCGCCTGGTCAAGCAGATCAAGGGTCGATCCTCCCGTCTGCTGCGCCAGGAGTTCCCGCACCTCAAGTCTCGGATGCCGACCCTGTGGACCAACTCGTACTTCGTCGCCACGACCGGCGGCGCCACTTCGGAGGTGGTCAAGAGGTATGTCGAGAACCAGCGCAACGTGTGA
- a CDS encoding GNAT family N-acetyltransferase has product MDLVWIEPWQEGDLDVLRRINTPEMKRHLGGPETEEKVLARHRKYVEFAGTGQGRMFRVVALPEGEAVGSIGYWERVWRGATVYELGWSILPTYQGRGLATAALVAAVAEVRARRTHRWAHAFPSVDNAPSNAVCRKAGFTLLGETDFEFPPGRLMRSHDWRLDLTAGLGW; this is encoded by the coding sequence GTGGACCTGGTCTGGATCGAGCCGTGGCAGGAGGGTGACCTCGACGTGCTGCGGCGGATCAACACCCCGGAGATGAAGCGGCACCTGGGCGGCCCGGAGACCGAGGAGAAGGTGCTCGCCCGCCACCGGAAGTACGTGGAGTTCGCCGGCACCGGTCAGGGCCGCATGTTCCGGGTGGTCGCGTTGCCGGAGGGCGAGGCGGTCGGCAGCATCGGCTACTGGGAACGCGTGTGGCGCGGTGCGACGGTCTACGAGCTGGGCTGGTCGATCCTGCCGACGTACCAGGGACGGGGGCTGGCCACCGCCGCGCTCGTCGCCGCCGTCGCCGAGGTCCGCGCCCGACGGACGCACCGGTGGGCGCACGCCTTCCCCTCGGTCGACAACGCCCCGTCGAACGCGGTCTGCCGTAAGGCCGGGTTCACCCTGCTCGGGGAGACCGACTTCGAGTTCCCGCCCGGCCGGTTGATGCGCTCACACGACTGGCGGCTGGACCTCACTGCCGGGCTGGGGTGGTAG
- a CDS encoding macro domain-containing protein codes for MLTIRQGNLLDSDAEALVNAVNTVGVMGKGIALAFRDAYPENHARYRDACASGTVRLGRVFLYDSGRVGPRRYVINFPTKGHWQTTSRLSDIEAGLHHLVRVVRDLEIMSLAVPPLGCGNGGLDWSDVRPAIESVFRELPEVQVHLYPPSGQRKAAGQRRSIRQLWGRGRS; via the coding sequence GTGCTCACCATAAGGCAGGGGAACCTGCTCGACTCGGACGCCGAGGCTCTCGTCAACGCGGTCAACACCGTCGGGGTGATGGGCAAGGGCATCGCGCTCGCCTTCCGGGACGCGTACCCCGAGAACCACGCCCGCTACCGGGACGCCTGCGCGTCGGGCACCGTGCGCCTGGGGCGGGTGTTCCTCTACGACAGCGGTCGCGTCGGGCCGCGCCGCTACGTCATCAACTTCCCGACCAAGGGGCACTGGCAGACCACGTCTCGGCTGTCCGACATCGAAGCCGGGCTGCACCATCTGGTCCGGGTGGTCCGGGATCTGGAGATCATGTCGCTGGCGGTTCCCCCGCTCGGCTGCGGCAACGGCGGCCTGGACTGGTCCGACGTGAGACCGGCGATCGAGTCGGTCTTCCGGGAGCTGCCCGAGGTGCAGGTTCACCTCTACCCACCGTCCGGGCAGCGGAAGGCGGCCGGGCAGCGTCGCTCGATCAGGCAGCTCTGGGGTCGGGGGCGGAGCTGA
- a CDS encoding putative quinol monooxygenase has product MRGRLSAVGHCCRCAESLSTVDAARAADGCLDFALTADLLDPGRIIVCERWASDEQLLAFRDCGPGDEQTVAIRDASVHKYRISAVEAP; this is encoded by the coding sequence GTGCGAGGCCGTCTCTCGGCCGTGGGGCACTGTTGTCGGTGCGCCGAGTCGCTGTCGACGGTCGACGCCGCACGGGCGGCCGACGGCTGCCTCGACTTCGCGCTGACGGCAGACCTGCTCGACCCCGGCCGGATCATCGTCTGCGAACGGTGGGCCTCCGACGAGCAGCTCCTCGCGTTCCGGGACTGCGGGCCCGGCGACGAGCAGACCGTGGCGATCCGCGACGCCTCAGTCCACAAGTACCGCATCTCCGCGGTCGAAGCCCCCTGA
- a CDS encoding phospholipase D-like domain-containing protein: protein MTEPARGIYEHLITHEVADRLRHVDPALIARGELEPVDAPDVLARHVAALARRALRAVPGGSDQLARQVEVANQIAAGIAALAPAAAGVRDQVADARNLLHAIAAPPVPPAPPTFPVRPTAPLCTGALLVNGRNQPRIGHEVTREMASADQVDLLCAFVKWYGLRIVEPAVRELIDRGGTLRVITTTYLGATDQRALDRLVELGAEVKVSYETRTTRLHAKAWLFRRANGLSSAYVGSSNLSKAALVDGLEWNVRVAEPEQPHVVGTFAATFEDYWNDPAFEAYHPGRDADRLRTALRGERADDSGAAIANLDVRPYPYQAEILADLDAERRVHGRYRNLVVMATGTGKTVVAALDYRRLNRGRARRLAALRRTPGADPAAEPGDVPAGDG from the coding sequence GTGACCGAACCGGCCCGGGGCATCTACGAGCACCTGATCACCCATGAGGTGGCCGACCGGTTGCGGCATGTCGATCCGGCCCTGATCGCGCGCGGTGAGCTGGAACCGGTCGACGCGCCGGACGTCCTGGCCCGGCACGTCGCCGCCCTCGCCCGGCGGGCGTTGCGCGCCGTACCCGGTGGCAGTGACCAGTTGGCCCGGCAGGTCGAGGTGGCCAACCAGATCGCCGCCGGCATCGCCGCGCTCGCGCCGGCGGCGGCCGGCGTCAGGGACCAGGTGGCCGACGCCAGGAACCTGTTGCACGCCATCGCTGCCCCGCCGGTCCCGCCCGCGCCGCCCACCTTTCCGGTACGCCCGACCGCTCCGCTCTGCACCGGAGCACTCCTGGTGAACGGACGGAACCAGCCCCGGATCGGGCACGAGGTGACCCGCGAGATGGCCTCGGCCGACCAGGTCGACCTGCTCTGCGCGTTCGTGAAGTGGTACGGGCTCCGGATCGTCGAGCCGGCGGTCCGGGAGCTGATCGACCGGGGTGGCACCCTTCGCGTGATCACGACCACGTACCTGGGGGCGACGGACCAGCGGGCGCTGGACCGGTTGGTCGAGCTGGGGGCCGAGGTGAAGGTCTCCTACGAGACCCGAACCACGCGGCTGCACGCCAAGGCGTGGCTGTTCCGCCGCGCTAACGGCCTGAGCAGCGCGTACGTCGGCTCGTCCAACCTGTCCAAAGCCGCGCTGGTCGACGGGCTCGAATGGAACGTCCGGGTCGCCGAACCGGAACAGCCTCACGTCGTCGGCACGTTCGCCGCCACGTTCGAGGACTACTGGAACGATCCGGCCTTCGAGGCGTACCACCCGGGTCGCGACGCCGACCGGCTGCGGACCGCGCTGCGCGGGGAGCGGGCCGACGACAGCGGCGCCGCGATTGCGAACCTGGACGTGCGGCCGTACCCGTACCAGGCGGAGATCCTGGCCGACCTGGACGCGGAACGGCGGGTGCACGGCCGCTACCGCAACCTGGTGGTGATGGCGACCGGCACCGGCAAGACCGTGGTGGCGGCGCTGGACTACCGCCGCCTGAACCGCGGCCGGGCACGTCGACTCGCTGCTCTTCGTCGCACACCAGGAGCAGATCCTGCGGCAGAGCCAGGCGACGTTCCGGCAGGTGATGGGTGA
- a CDS encoding endonuclease, whose translation MNIRSMARSRPGRMITAIALTVAVAVPVVVTSASAAATLTVTQALATQDGRTATVTGYVIGQPTSTTTVLRSGFTADTAIAIADSAAETSTGRMLYVQVTTAYRSTFGLLTNPDLRGRQITATGTLTAYFSHGGLKNPTAMSLGGTTTPSPTSSPTPLPTSTVPGGDYDSTYYAAAIGKTGTALRSSLHSIIRVQTKLSYDQVWEALKDTDQDPANTNNVILLYTGRSQSKSSNGGGVDDWNREHVWAKSHGDFGTSTGPGTDVHHLRPEDVTVNSTRGNKDFDLGGSTVGEAPGNYTDADSFEPRNAVKGDVARMIMYMAIRYEGNDGWPNLEMNNSVNNGTAPYHGKMAVLLQWHQADPPDAFEKRRNQRIYERWQGNRNPFIDHPEWAPSMWG comes from the coding sequence ATGAATATTAGGAGCATGGCCCGCTCGCGACCCGGGCGGATGATCACTGCCATCGCACTGACCGTGGCGGTGGCGGTACCCGTCGTGGTGACCTCCGCCTCGGCCGCGGCCACCCTCACCGTGACCCAGGCGCTCGCCACGCAGGACGGGCGCACGGCGACCGTGACCGGGTACGTCATCGGCCAGCCGACGTCGACCACGACGGTGCTCAGGTCCGGCTTCACCGCCGACACCGCGATCGCCATCGCCGACTCGGCCGCCGAGACCAGCACGGGCCGGATGCTCTACGTCCAGGTGACCACCGCGTACCGCAGCACGTTCGGGCTGCTCACCAACCCGGACCTGCGGGGCAGGCAGATCACGGCGACCGGCACGCTGACCGCGTACTTCAGCCACGGCGGATTGAAGAACCCGACCGCGATGAGCCTCGGGGGCACCACCACGCCGTCCCCGACATCGTCCCCCACCCCCCTCCCGACCAGCACCGTCCCGGGGGGTGACTACGACTCGACGTACTACGCCGCCGCGATCGGCAAGACCGGCACCGCGCTGCGCAGCTCGCTGCACTCCATCATCAGGGTGCAGACGAAGCTCTCCTACGACCAGGTGTGGGAGGCGCTCAAGGACACCGACCAGGACCCCGCGAACACCAACAACGTCATCCTGCTCTACACCGGACGCTCGCAGAGCAAGAGCAGCAACGGCGGCGGCGTGGACGACTGGAACCGCGAGCACGTCTGGGCCAAGTCGCACGGCGACTTCGGCACCTCGACCGGCCCCGGCACCGACGTGCACCACCTGCGCCCCGAGGACGTCACGGTGAACTCGACCCGGGGCAACAAGGACTTCGACCTCGGCGGCAGCACGGTCGGCGAGGCCCCCGGCAACTACACCGACGCCGACTCGTTCGAGCCGCGCAACGCGGTCAAGGGCGACGTCGCCCGCATGATCATGTACATGGCCATCCGGTACGAGGGGAACGACGGCTGGCCCAACCTCGAGATGAACAACTCGGTCAACAACGGCACCGCGCCGTACCACGGGAAGATGGCGGTGCTGCTCCAGTGGCACCAGGCCGACCCGCCGGACGCCTTCGAGAAGCGCCGCAACCAGCGGATCTACGAGCGCTGGCAGGGCAACCGCAACCCGTTCATCGACCACCCGGAGTGGGCCCCCTCGATGTGGGGCTGA
- a CDS encoding AAA family ATPase — MRAALDLPPAVEAERVITAVLADLRSGAHRGVVVDSPPGAGKSTLVVRAAVELAEAGEPLIIVAQTNEQVDDLIDRLARKAPELRIGRLSAADYRPTERIRAHETVRVAAKVTDLGGPAVIVGTAAKWATVADGTWRWAIVDEAYQMRSDALLRVAGRFERALFVGDPGQLDPFSTVETARWTGLTWDPMQSAVAVLLRHNPDLPVHRLPVSWRLPASAAPVVAEAFYPFTGFRAGTGPDDRVLTFTEAGPGDLLDATVELAASSGWALYELPARHTVRTDGEAAAACAVLALRMLERGAVAYSSGETSPVDATRIAVGAAHRDQVAAIRARLGAAGAGITVDTANRLQGREYDVTVVLHPLSGRRDATAFHLESGRLCVLTSRHRHACVVVARAGIAELLDAHPSTEPVHLDVPVRFPDGWEANQGILSMLRRTSVVAGSSALPVDRG, encoded by the coding sequence ATGCGGGCCGCCCTGGATCTACCGCCGGCCGTCGAGGCGGAACGGGTCATCACGGCAGTCCTGGCCGACCTGCGCTCCGGCGCGCACCGAGGCGTGGTGGTCGACTCGCCGCCCGGAGCCGGTAAGTCCACCCTCGTCGTCCGGGCCGCCGTCGAACTGGCCGAGGCCGGCGAGCCGCTGATCATCGTCGCGCAGACCAACGAGCAGGTCGACGACCTGATCGACCGGCTCGCCCGCAAGGCCCCCGAGCTGCGGATCGGCCGCCTCTCGGCCGCCGACTACCGGCCGACCGAGCGGATCAGGGCCCACGAGACCGTCCGGGTCGCGGCCAAGGTCACCGACCTCGGTGGTCCGGCCGTCATCGTCGGTACGGCCGCGAAGTGGGCCACCGTCGCCGACGGCACGTGGCGGTGGGCGATCGTGGACGAGGCGTACCAGATGCGATCGGACGCCCTGCTGCGCGTGGCCGGCAGGTTCGAGCGGGCCCTGTTCGTGGGGGACCCCGGCCAGCTCGACCCCTTCTCGACCGTCGAGACCGCGCGCTGGACCGGCCTGACCTGGGATCCGATGCAGTCCGCGGTCGCGGTGCTGCTGCGACACAACCCGGACCTGCCGGTGCACCGGCTGCCGGTGTCCTGGCGACTGCCCGCCTCGGCCGCTCCGGTGGTGGCGGAGGCCTTCTACCCGTTCACGGGGTTCCGCGCCGGGACCGGGCCGGACGACCGGGTGCTCACGTTCACCGAGGCCGGACCGGGCGACCTCCTCGACGCGACGGTGGAACTGGCCGCGTCGTCGGGCTGGGCGCTCTACGAACTGCCCGCCCGGCACACGGTGCGCACCGACGGCGAGGCGGCGGCGGCCTGCGCCGTCCTGGCCCTGCGCATGCTCGAACGCGGCGCGGTGGCGTACTCCTCCGGGGAGACCTCGCCGGTCGACGCGACCCGGATCGCCGTCGGGGCCGCCCACCGAGACCAGGTCGCGGCCATCCGCGCCCGGCTCGGTGCGGCCGGCGCGGGCATCACCGTGGACACCGCCAACCGGCTCCAGGGCCGCGAGTACGACGTGACGGTCGTCCTGCACCCGCTCTCCGGCCGGCGGGACGCGACCGCGTTCCACCTGGAGTCGGGGCGGCTCTGCGTGCTGACCAGCCGGCACCGGCACGCGTGCGTCGTGGTGGCCCGGGCCGGGATCGCGGAACTGCTCGACGCCCACCCGTCGACCGAGCCGGTGCACCTCGACGTCCCGGTCCGGTTCCCGGACGGCTGGGAGGCGAACCAGGGCATCCTGTCGATGCTGAGGCGGACCAGCGTGGTGGCGGGGTCCTCAGCACTCCCGGTCGACCGCGGGTAG
- a CDS encoding DUF3427 domain-containing protein has translation MLFVAHQEQILRQSQATFRQVMGDGSFGELLVGGREPASWRHVFASVQSLHRRDVDPGAYDMVIIDEFHHAEAPTYARLLERLRPRVLLGLTATPDRADGGDVRRWFDGRTAVELHLWEALERQLLAPFQYFGLHDDVDLSHLRWKRGQGYERTDLEGVYTGNDARARIVLRAVRDAVDVGRMRALGFCVSIGHAEFMADWFTRHGVPSAAVTSGVDRPAQHGLLRDFRTGRLRVLFTVDLFNEGVDLPMVDTILMLRPTESATIFLQQLGRGLRLDDGKPCLTVLDFIGGQHANFRFDLRWRALTGVSRRAVREAVEQDFPMLPSGCHIQLDRVAKTIVLDNLRSAMPTSRKGLVAELRQLGDVTLAGFLRETGLEIEDVYRSGSLGGWAGLRRLAGIDPSTPGPDDRELGRAIGRMLHLDDPDRLDLLARVAAGDRPEPGRRWDLLHFDLWGPNARLSSREERLVRLWAEPVRCAELRQVAEVLRSRVHRVTRPSPSPGVPLRVHARYSRNEACAAFGMSNPGSLREGVKWLETERADLFFVTLVKSERHYSPTTMYADRAVTDRLFQWESQSTTSAHSPTGQRYVHHVERGSTVHLFVRESRIADGDLGAPPYLYAGPMTYREHSGDRPMRILWELTHPLPADVYATARTIAA, from the coding sequence CTGCTCTTCGTCGCACACCAGGAGCAGATCCTGCGGCAGAGCCAGGCGACGTTCCGGCAGGTGATGGGTGACGGCAGCTTCGGCGAGCTGCTGGTCGGCGGACGGGAGCCAGCCAGCTGGCGGCACGTCTTCGCGTCGGTCCAGTCGCTGCACCGTCGGGATGTCGACCCCGGGGCGTACGACATGGTGATCATCGACGAGTTCCACCACGCGGAGGCGCCGACGTACGCCCGGCTGCTGGAACGGCTGCGCCCGCGTGTCCTCCTCGGGCTGACCGCGACCCCGGACCGGGCCGACGGTGGTGACGTACGGCGGTGGTTCGACGGCCGGACCGCCGTTGAGCTGCACCTGTGGGAGGCGTTGGAGCGACAGTTGCTCGCGCCGTTCCAGTACTTCGGCCTGCACGACGACGTGGACCTGTCGCACCTGCGCTGGAAGCGGGGCCAGGGCTACGAGCGGACGGACCTGGAAGGCGTCTACACCGGCAACGACGCGCGCGCCCGGATCGTGCTCCGGGCGGTACGGGACGCCGTCGACGTGGGGCGGATGCGGGCGCTCGGCTTCTGTGTCAGCATCGGGCACGCCGAGTTCATGGCCGACTGGTTCACCCGGCACGGCGTACCGTCGGCGGCGGTGACCTCGGGCGTCGACCGACCGGCGCAGCACGGCCTGCTTCGCGACTTCCGGACCGGCCGGCTGCGCGTGCTGTTCACCGTCGACCTGTTCAACGAGGGTGTCGACCTGCCGATGGTCGACACGATCCTGATGCTGCGCCCGACCGAGAGCGCGACGATCTTCCTCCAGCAACTCGGCCGTGGCCTGCGGCTCGACGACGGGAAACCGTGCCTGACGGTGCTGGACTTCATCGGCGGCCAGCACGCGAACTTCCGCTTCGACCTGCGGTGGCGGGCACTGACCGGAGTGAGCCGGCGGGCCGTGCGGGAAGCCGTCGAGCAGGACTTCCCGATGCTGCCGAGCGGCTGCCACATCCAGCTCGACCGGGTCGCCAAGACCATCGTGCTCGACAACCTGCGGTCGGCGATGCCCACCTCGCGGAAGGGTCTGGTCGCGGAGCTGCGGCAGCTCGGAGACGTCACCCTGGCCGGCTTCCTGCGGGAGACCGGGCTGGAGATCGAGGACGTCTACCGGTCGGGGTCGCTCGGCGGCTGGGCCGGGCTGCGTCGTCTCGCCGGCATCGATCCCTCGACGCCGGGACCGGACGACCGCGAGCTGGGCCGGGCGATCGGCCGGATGCTGCATCTCGACGACCCCGACCGGCTGGACCTGCTGGCCCGGGTCGCGGCGGGCGACCGGCCGGAGCCGGGGCGACGCTGGGACCTGTTGCACTTCGACCTGTGGGGACCGAACGCCCGTCTGTCGTCCCGGGAGGAGCGGCTGGTCCGGCTCTGGGCGGAGCCGGTCCGCTGTGCCGAGCTGCGCCAGGTGGCCGAGGTGCTGCGGAGCCGGGTCCACCGGGTCACGAGGCCGTCGCCGTCGCCCGGGGTGCCGCTGCGGGTGCACGCCCGGTACAGCCGCAACGAGGCGTGCGCGGCGTTCGGCATGTCCAACCCCGGCTCGCTGCGGGAGGGCGTGAAGTGGTTGGAGACGGAGCGTGCCGACCTCTTCTTCGTGACGTTGGTCAAGTCGGAGCGGCACTACTCCCCCACCACGATGTACGCCGACCGGGCCGTCACCGACCGGCTCTTCCAGTGGGAGTCGCAGAGCACCACCTCCGCCCACTCACCGACCGGCCAGCGGTACGTCCACCACGTCGAGCGGGGCTCGACGGTGCACCTGTTCGTCCGGGAAAGCCGGATCGCCGACGGTGACCTGGGCGCACCGCCGTACCTGTACGCCGGGCCGATGACGTACCGGGAGCACAGTGGGGACCGGCCGATGCGGATCCTCTGGGAGTTGACCCACCCGCTTCCCGCCGACGTGTACGCCACCGCCCGCACCATCGCCGCCTGA
- a CDS encoding RNA-guided endonuclease InsQ/TnpB family protein — translation MDETVRYTCRLRPGRIAQAALLDEWGRCRWLWNEAVHQQKTGRKPTFGKLSKLLTEARSRHAWLREGSQVAQQQTLRTYGAALAHSFTVKGRGRPKVKRLKDSLPTLEYTTRGFRIKDGRLCLPGTVTVAVVWSRELPSEPTSVRVYQDTLGHWYASFVVRREITTAPESDSPGIGVDWGIKTTAATTDPAFDLPHLGHRRRCAAEMAKAQRTMARRRRPKGHAPSKGYQTAKRQAARVATKAARQNTHDARVWAKNVTDHHALIAVEDFKPTFLARTTMARKAADAAIGACKKELIERGTRAGRKVVLVPPAYTTMTCSECGERANLRLGLGIRTFECAACGYTACRDRNAARTILATAERDRASADDVRHLIASFRDGGSGAVRAGNPGPGPGGKSPGFIRGDR, via the coding sequence GTGGACGAGACAGTGCGTTACACCTGTCGCCTGCGGCCCGGCCGTATCGCGCAGGCCGCACTGCTCGACGAGTGGGGCCGGTGCCGGTGGTTGTGGAACGAAGCTGTGCACCAGCAGAAGACCGGCCGCAAGCCGACGTTCGGGAAGCTGTCGAAACTGCTGACCGAGGCCCGCAGCCGTCATGCCTGGCTGCGCGAGGGATCACAGGTCGCACAGCAGCAGACACTGCGCACCTATGGTGCCGCCCTGGCCCACTCGTTCACGGTCAAGGGCCGGGGCCGACCGAAGGTCAAGCGGCTCAAGGACTCGCTGCCGACCCTGGAGTACACCACCCGCGGCTTCCGAATCAAAGACGGCCGGCTGTGCCTGCCGGGCACGGTGACCGTTGCGGTCGTCTGGTCGCGGGAACTGCCGTCCGAGCCGACCAGCGTGCGCGTCTACCAAGACACCCTCGGCCACTGGTACGCCTCGTTCGTGGTCCGCCGTGAGATCACCACCGCACCCGAGTCGGACTCGCCGGGTATCGGCGTCGACTGGGGTATCAAGACCACCGCCGCCACGACCGACCCGGCGTTCGACCTGCCGCACCTCGGCCATCGCCGGCGGTGCGCCGCCGAGATGGCCAAGGCCCAGCGCACGATGGCCCGCCGCCGTCGTCCCAAGGGACACGCCCCGTCGAAGGGCTACCAGACCGCGAAGCGGCAGGCCGCCCGGGTCGCGACAAAGGCCGCCCGACAGAACACCCACGACGCCCGCGTCTGGGCCAAGAACGTCACTGACCACCACGCGCTGATCGCAGTCGAGGACTTCAAGCCGACATTCCTCGCCCGCACCACGATGGCCCGCAAAGCGGCCGACGCGGCGATCGGCGCATGTAAGAAAGAACTGATCGAGCGTGGTACGCGGGCGGGCCGCAAGGTGGTGCTGGTACCGCCCGCCTACACCACGATGACCTGCTCCGAGTGCGGCGAGAGAGCCAATCTTCGCCTCGGACTGGGTATCCGTACCTTCGAGTGCGCGGCATGCGGCTATACCGCATGCCGCGACCGAAACGCCGCGAGGACGATCCTCGCCACGGCCGAACGCGACCGTGCCAGTGCCGACGACGTAAGACATCTGATCGCCTCCTTCCGGGACGGTGGATCAGGTGCGGTCCGAGCTGGGAATCCAGGGCCTGGCCCCGGAGGAAAATCCCCCGGATTCATTCGTGGGGATCGTTAA